The genome window CACCCTTGTGAAGCTTGTCCGCGCCGCTGGCCATTGTGATCAGTGCCAAGAGGAGTGGGAATGTGAAgagagaagaagagagaagagagaagagagaagaCAGAAGAGAGAAGATGAATGGTGTGAAAGGAAGGGACTCGCTTTGCTATCTGTGACTATCCTGGGGCCTGGGGCCTGGGCTTGAGTCATGGTCATCACGATCATCGGTAGGTCTAGTCACAACCGCTACCATATGGCCATACAACAACCGTCCTACCAAGCAATGCGTTCTCCAGTCGCAGTTTGGCCCGAGTGGCACGCCCGCAAGTTCTACAGCCTTATGACGTCATCATTGTCGCGACTTCAGGAACATGTCCGCAGCGTCTGTGGTGCTTGGGGACCAAGGGAGTGAGCGGAGTGACgggtgagggtggtggGTTGGTGATGAGGTTACGGCACGTCTCAGGTTTCAATACACAAATTGTGGAATTGCAGCGGAGATGGGCAACGTCGAATCAACTTGGTACACGTGGCAATCGTACAGCTGATACCAACCTCCGCAATCACGCACGTTAGGACCAGCGCTTACCTTGTCTTGCGGCGGCCTGATGGGAGTAGGACCAGGTGGATGTCGTACATGGAAGGTCGTTGGGCATCGTCGGAGTAGGTCGTGCTGGAAATGGCGCGCCTGAAGGTGCGGAACTGTTAGAAGGATCATGTCAAAGGCTGAAATTCAGTTGGAGATTGGAGATCAGCTCTCGACTTTACGGCTTGATGATGACATTCAGAACCAAACAAGGATTGTCACCGTGTACATCTTGAGTGATTAGTGATTAATTGTCAGTGACCCAGGACCCACACTTtactcgcgctcaagccGAATAAGCCCATGCATATAATCTGAGACGTGAAGACGTACAGACATATCTCTCACCGTGCATTCTTCCGCATTTAGATCCCGATACAGGCGCCGATGCTCTCCGACCGTTTAACCAATGGGCGTGTTGGGGCCCGTTAGGGTAACATGTGGTATGAACCGATTGCCCTAAAGGTATACAGGTCGAAAAGACGTGCTTGGTGGCAAATCAATCGCATCCATCAAGTTCCACAGCCCCATATATGCACCACATCTCACATCACACAAAGTGAACCTTGATATCATGGTGCATACATTTGTTTTCTAATAGCACATTCTTCAATTTGATAATGTAAATCCACGTCACGGACTGTGCGGAGCTAGAGCCGTAACTGGACTCTTATCGGTTCCCGGATGAGCGAGGTGGAACGTGCCTGATGGTGCATCGACCACCTCTCACTTAGAGTGACACGCTGCAACTTGACCACGTCCCCTAGCTGGCAACTTGGACTTTCAGACTTTTAACCTATCAATTTATCCAACCTCCTTCTCATCTCCCTCATCAACTGAACAGAGATAATGACCACGCTCGACAACCCGGGCGCGGTCAACGCTACTTCTGTGCCACCGGAAGCGTCTATTCCCAGCGTTTCCGGTGCCACAACGGCCGTTCCTCCGGCTGGTGCTCAATCACCCGCCACTACCCTGCGCCAGCGCAAGCTTCCCGATGTCGACTAcgctgccgacgacgagagtGGTGATGATGACcagggcaaggacaagcccGAGGTCACCTGGGGCAAGACCCCCAGCGGTGTCGGTGAGTTCTTTTCCCATACATCATCCCTATCTCAAGTTGACCTCGCTCACACGACCAGTCTTCCGTGTGCCTCAGACCCACTCTTGGGTGACGACCATGCTCAACACCTTCCACCGCTCGTCCCTCACTCGATGGACCGCCTTCTCGCTCATTTCGCAGCCTCTCCTTTTCTTCCTTCTTCGCAACTGGCCCACGACTCGCtccgtcttcttcctcatctACTTTGCATTCTGGCGTGCAGCCTACGACTTTGGCTTTGCCTGGCTTTTGCGCAAGCAGAGCGAGGAAAAGTACATCATCCGCACCCTCCGCCGCTGGGGCTGGCTTGACGTCAAGTCGGAAtcgggcggcgaggagggccgagAGTGGGCCAAGTGGTGGAAGAATGAGCtcgagatgaagatgggCGAGGGTTACTCGTGGGAAGCGCTCCCTGCCGAATACAACTCGTGGCTAATCTTCCGTCAGCTCGTTGacatcgtcctcctcaatGACTTTGTCGCCTACTCGCTCTTCGCTTGGGCCAACCTCACCTTCCCGGCTGGCCAGGGCATCATTACCCATGTCGCGCGCTGGATCCTCGGCTGGTCGCTCATCGTGTTCAACCTCTGGGTCAAGATGGATGCCCACCGCGTCGTCAAGGACTACGCGTGGTACTGGGGAGATGCCTTCTGGCTCATGGTCATGCagcacgacctcgtcttcgACGGTGTCTACGAGATTGCGCCCCACCCAATGTACTCGGTTGGTTACGCCGGCTACTACGGTCTTTCGATCGTAGTCGGATCGTACACAGTTCTCTTCGTATCGCTTGCGGCGCATGCCGCTCAGTTTGCCTTCCTCCTTTGGTTTGAGAACCCACACATCGACCGCACCTACGGCGGCGCCAAGAAgcccctcgccgcccgtATCCCTTTCGACCTGAagacgccctcctcgatTGCGAGTGGCGACGCCCTTGACATGGCGACTCCGGCGGCTACTGAGGGCGAGACTGAAACTGAGCCCGAAGTTGTCGATCTGCCCGAGCAACAGGAGCCGCCCGTCAAGCTccgctcaccctcggcaACCGTCAGCGAGTCTGCCGCGTCCGGCCGCCCAAAGCGTTCTCGTGccatgtcgacgagcaTGCATGATCTCACGCACCGCTTCTTCCGAAAGCCGGTCATCATTCTCTCCCGCATTGACCCGTTCCGGTGAGTCGCGCCGGTTCGGGGATCTTAGGATGCCGCTAACTCCAGCGCGACTGACTTTGCACTCGTCCTACTGATCGCCTATGCCGTCTTCTCGCTCATTCCTGCGCTTCCCAAGTCGGTCGGACTCGCCGCCCACTTCCTCCACGCTTTGGCCTGGCGCTTTTTCCACTCGTACGGTCTTGGTCTTGTCCTTCGCGCTCAGTCCAAGACTAAGTGGCTCGTTCGCCACTACCTCAAAAGCTACCCATACCCgaacgacaacgacgacctcctcgacaacggcTCGGATGGCTCGGACGCCGACCAGAACGTCGTTCGCCGTGCCACCGAGGAGGCGTTCCAGAACTGGCAGGTGGCCTACAACATTTCGCTTGTCTTGACGTACAGTGAATTATGGTGCTGTATAGCAGGAACTGACCCCAGTCTCGTTCATCGGCCTCGCTTGGAAGACTTACCATCTTCCCTCAGACTGGACCGTCTCTGGTACCATGCTCCGACATGTGCTGGGTGGTGCCCTCATCGCGCTCCATCTCTGGTCCGCCGTCTCCACCGTCGAGGATCTGGGCGAGTTTGGTTGGTTCTACTCGGACTTCTTCCTCATTGAGCAGGTCCCTGCTCGTCTTGCGTACCACGGCATCTATCGC of Cutaneotrichosporon cavernicola HIS019 DNA, chromosome: 4 contains these proteins:
- the CHO2 gene encoding uncharacterized protein (Catalyzes the first step of the methylation pathway of phosphatidylcholine biosynthesis, the SAM-dependent methylation of phosphatidylethanolamine (PE) to phosphatidylmonomethylethanolamine (PMME)) → MTTLDNPGAVNATSVPPEASIPSVSGATTAVPPAGAQSPATTLRQRKLPDVDYAADDESGDDDQGKDKPEVTWGKTPSGVVFRVPQTHSWVTTMLNTFHRSSLTRWTAFSLISQPLLFFLLRNWPTTRSVFFLIYFAFWRAAYDFGFAWLLRKQSEEKYIIRTLRRWGWLDVKSESGGEEGREWAKWWKNELEMKMGEGYSWEALPAEYNSWLIFRQLVDIVLLNDFVAYSLFAWANLTFPAGQGIITHVARWILGWSLIVFNLWVKMDAHRVVKDYAWYWGDAFWLMVMQHDLVFDGVYEIAPHPMYSVGYAGYYGLSIVVGSYTVLFVSLAAHAAQFAFLLWFENPHIDRTYGGAKKPLAARIPFDLKTPSSIASGDALDMATPAATEGETETEPEVVDLPEQQEPPVKLRSPSATVSESAASGRPKRSRAMSTSMHDLTHRFFRKPVIILSRIDPFRATDFALVLLIAYAVFSLIPALPKSVGLAAHFLHALAWRFFHSYGLGLVLRAQSKTKWLVRHYLKSYPYPNDNDDLLDNGSDGSDADQNVVRRATEEAFQNWQVAYNISLVLTYISFIGLAWKTYHLPSDWTVSGTMLRHVLGGALIALHLWSAVSTVEDLGEFGWFYSDFFLIEQVPARLAYHGIYRFLNNPERTLGGAAFLGLALISNSKLVFFLAIFSHLSHWWFLSFVEQPHMKKLYGDRLRKDGGLTKTVKTMAGKRLANKAAIPEIKRYVDEVRDSIEKVEAKINTVVEDLIEHARPRWSEFANDTKNFVMHAREKTHFTRVAKDMSAYDRSQYSINIASSSSASSVPRFHVGQPIRVSWTAPSNHSRKDWIGIYRLGSCKGDLVTRISSVGKWVPIFEEEYEGEEQCTPSHPVCEGDAGIVTFKGKRLPWAPGQYELRYHHDGKHNVMDTIAPIEIYVSKPSDLHNYRAVHDAVLNLVVLALEANVSLVPRSAHARAESMSRSPMAGKRGLGSPPAIVAPLSPKAASKVPAGSPPGTASATQTSFSLDTTGAALAVDTSLGLDVDPQIATPTTELAIELSAEMDHQPAPDDPLDEMLQDADDFVIMDEVQAKRISGLLKQAFGVDLSTAVVIADANVGALAKRVMGSRHLVDGMQPLVETE